From Solwaraspora sp. WMMD1047, the proteins below share one genomic window:
- a CDS encoding NAD(P)-binding protein — protein sequence MAELGDPIRVGRRMMRNRIMHVAVNTGYAVDHRVGDRMFAYWRRRAAGGVGAIVSGLTPVRADSVYKSSVLRNAGDDDLPELARFAAAVNGAGALALAQLVHNGAQLVPGPGGPVPVSPSGLPVPGMTQPSRALSGPEVAAVVTAFADAADRCRRAGVDGVEVHGAHGFLIHQFLSPLTNRRTDRYGGSAVARRRLAYEVLRAVRDRVGRDLVVGFRLVVDEFTVDGIGVGEALETAHGLATEGLVDYLSVSAGNYGTLERAISAYPVGDGPLVPLAAKVRAAVGATVPVVAANRLGDHEAARAVVRDGAADIIGLGRPLLADPDWPRHLPPPTGTGRPPPIGTGPSAVAGAGSSPVAGAGSSPVAGSGLLAVVGTGRPRPCIACNSCFAGGGVTTNVGIECAVNPALALGTEDEPPGPPGGPAFLVIGAGVAGLAFALEASRLGHPVTIKEREPVPGGQVALYSDLLTAGMFGRYVDYAVATLADRGVTVECGMNVDAATLRDLAGDHAAVVVATGARPATADLLRRPPPGTAVAVIADDPGPEPLQIAALLAGTGYRVRLVADGPVAGAACETLTRRALLDRLRAAGGTVQTAGNAGPVTGPDELVVRAGRREPERSLIEVVAGSHQVGDCVTPGTIADATRSAHRLARTLHEAHPATTIG from the coding sequence GTGGCAGAGCTCGGCGATCCGATCCGGGTGGGGCGGCGGATGATGCGGAACCGCATCATGCATGTGGCCGTGAACACCGGGTACGCGGTCGACCACCGGGTCGGGGACCGGATGTTCGCCTACTGGCGGCGCCGGGCGGCGGGCGGGGTGGGTGCCATCGTCAGCGGCCTGACCCCGGTACGGGCCGACTCGGTCTACAAGTCCTCGGTGCTCAGGAACGCCGGCGACGACGACCTGCCGGAGCTGGCCCGGTTCGCGGCGGCGGTGAACGGCGCCGGGGCCCTGGCCCTGGCCCAGCTGGTGCACAACGGCGCGCAGTTGGTGCCCGGTCCGGGCGGACCGGTTCCGGTGTCGCCGTCGGGGCTGCCGGTGCCGGGAATGACGCAGCCCAGCCGGGCCCTGTCCGGGCCGGAGGTGGCCGCCGTGGTCACCGCGTTCGCGGACGCGGCCGACCGCTGTCGGCGGGCCGGGGTGGACGGCGTCGAGGTGCACGGCGCGCACGGGTTCCTCATCCACCAGTTCCTGTCGCCGTTGACCAACCGGCGCACCGACCGGTACGGCGGATCGGCTGTCGCCCGGCGCCGGCTGGCGTACGAGGTGCTCCGCGCCGTACGCGACCGGGTCGGGCGCGACCTGGTGGTCGGCTTCCGGCTGGTGGTCGATGAGTTCACTGTGGACGGCATCGGCGTGGGGGAGGCGCTGGAGACCGCCCACGGCCTGGCCACCGAGGGCCTGGTCGACTACCTGAGCGTCAGCGCGGGCAACTACGGCACGCTGGAACGTGCGATCTCCGCCTATCCGGTAGGGGACGGGCCGCTGGTGCCGCTGGCGGCGAAGGTGCGGGCCGCCGTCGGCGCAACGGTACCGGTGGTGGCCGCCAACCGGCTGGGCGACCACGAGGCGGCCCGAGCGGTGGTCCGCGACGGCGCGGCCGACATCATCGGGCTCGGCCGTCCTCTCCTGGCGGACCCGGACTGGCCACGCCATCTGCCGCCCCCGACCGGCACCGGCCGCCCACCCCCGATCGGCACGGGACCTTCGGCTGTGGCCGGCGCCGGGTCCTCTCCTGTGGCCGGCGCCGGCTCCTCTCCTGTGGCCGGCTCCGGCCTCTTGGCCGTGGTCGGCACCGGCCGGCCGCGACCGTGCATCGCGTGCAACTCCTGCTTCGCGGGCGGCGGCGTGACGACGAACGTCGGCATCGAGTGCGCGGTCAACCCCGCCCTCGCCCTCGGCACCGAGGACGAGCCGCCCGGTCCGCCCGGCGGACCCGCGTTCCTGGTGATCGGTGCCGGCGTCGCCGGGCTGGCGTTCGCCCTGGAGGCGTCCCGGCTCGGCCATCCGGTCACCATCAAGGAGCGGGAGCCGGTGCCGGGCGGCCAGGTCGCGCTCTACAGCGATCTCCTCACCGCCGGAATGTTCGGGCGGTACGTCGACTACGCGGTAGCCACCCTCGCCGATCGCGGGGTGACGGTCGAATGCGGCATGAACGTCGACGCGGCAACCCTGCGTGACCTCGCCGGTGACCACGCGGCCGTGGTGGTCGCCACCGGCGCCCGGCCGGCCACCGCGGACCTGCTGCGTCGGCCCCCGCCCGGTACGGCGGTGGCGGTGATCGCCGACGACCCTGGTCCCGAGCCGCTGCAGATCGCGGCGCTACTGGCCGGCACCGGCTACCGGGTGCGCCTGGTGGCCGACGGCCCGGTGGCCGGCGCGGCCTGCGAGACCCTCACCCGCCGCGCGCTGCTCGACCGCCTGCGCGCCGCCGGCGGCACCGTGCAGACCGCTGGTAACGCAGGCCCGGTCACCGGCCCCGATGAACTTGTGGTGCGGGCCGGTCGGCGCGAGCCGGAGCGTTCCCTGATCGAGGTGGTGGCCGGCTCGCACCAGGTCGGCGACTGCGTGACGCCGGGGACGATCGCGGATGCGACCCGGTCCGCGCACCGGTTGGCGCGCACCCTGCACGAGGCGCACCCCGCGACCACCATCGGGTAG
- a CDS encoding CoA transferase, whose protein sequence is MHDVASPAAGTLPLRGIRVVDMSTSYAGPTATMYLAELGADVIKVERPHGDDARGWGPPFVGSDSAWFASANRNKRSIVLDLRTDDGRAALDRLVGTAQVFVENLNPGKLAQLGIDPPTLRARHPQLVYCALSGFGLTGPDTHLPGYDLIAQARSGLMSVTGPAGGRPQRVSTALSDIVAGLVCALATVAALRRVERGGPGELIDVSLLDTDLALMAPRIASYLAGEPEPAPSGGTDSVIAIYQPFDTADRPLVVAVGSDAIWHRLCAVTGLAELAADPALADNAGRRAHRDRIIDRLGRTLRTRPAAEWLAEFAAAGIPGATIAYLSDVVADPQVLAREAIVTLPGDGPPAHAVAAPWRYADTTPPRGPAPGLGAHTAEILRELGLDEAAVARLARPGAAPSQAPGAATASPSPGGATGATAVGATGLTAGGATGGELTTVRAESS, encoded by the coding sequence ATGCACGACGTCGCCAGCCCGGCCGCGGGAACGCTGCCGCTGCGGGGCATCCGCGTGGTCGACATGTCCACGTCCTACGCCGGTCCGACCGCCACCATGTACCTGGCCGAACTCGGCGCGGACGTGATCAAGGTCGAGCGACCGCACGGCGACGACGCGCGGGGCTGGGGGCCGCCGTTCGTCGGGTCCGATTCGGCCTGGTTCGCCTCGGCCAACCGCAACAAGCGGTCGATCGTGCTCGACCTGCGCACCGACGACGGGCGGGCCGCCCTCGACCGACTCGTCGGCACCGCCCAGGTGTTCGTGGAGAACCTCAACCCGGGCAAGCTCGCCCAGCTCGGCATCGACCCACCGACGCTGCGGGCGCGGCATCCCCAGCTCGTCTACTGTGCACTCTCCGGTTTCGGCCTGACCGGGCCGGACACCCACCTGCCCGGGTACGACCTCATCGCGCAGGCCCGCTCCGGACTGATGAGCGTCACCGGCCCGGCCGGCGGACGGCCGCAGCGGGTCAGCACCGCCCTGTCCGACATCGTCGCCGGCCTGGTCTGCGCCCTCGCCACGGTGGCGGCGCTGCGCCGGGTGGAGCGGGGCGGCCCCGGCGAGCTGATCGACGTGTCGCTGCTCGACACCGACCTGGCTCTGATGGCCCCCCGAATCGCCAGCTACCTGGCCGGTGAGCCCGAGCCCGCCCCGTCCGGCGGGACCGACTCGGTGATCGCCATCTACCAGCCGTTCGACACGGCCGACCGGCCCTTGGTGGTCGCCGTCGGCAGCGACGCGATCTGGCACCGGCTCTGCGCGGTGACCGGCCTGGCCGAGCTGGCCGCCGACCCGGCGCTGGCCGACAACGCCGGACGCCGGGCGCACCGCGACCGGATCATCGACCGGCTCGGTCGTACCCTGCGGACCCGGCCGGCCGCCGAGTGGCTGGCCGAGTTCGCGGCGGCCGGGATTCCGGGCGCCACGATCGCGTACCTCTCCGATGTCGTCGCCGATCCGCAGGTCCTGGCCCGGGAGGCCATCGTGACGCTGCCGGGCGACGGCCCGCCGGCCCACGCCGTCGCGGCGCCCTGGCGCTACGCCGATACCACCCCACCGCGCGGTCCGGCACCGGGGCTCGGTGCGCACACCGCGGAGATACTCCGCGAGCTCGGCCTCGACGAAGCTGCGGTCGCCCGCCTGGCCCGTCCCGGCGCAGCGCCGAGCCAGGCGCCCGGCGCCGCGACCGCCAGTCCGTCGCCCGGCGGAGCGACCGGCGCCACGGCCGTTGGCGCAACCGGGCTC